A window from Flavobacterium sp. 83 encodes these proteins:
- a CDS encoding alpha/beta fold hydrolase, with amino-acid sequence MKKILVLLLSFLILPAYSQQKEVKSMKAFMDTTLRTGEIPYGNNPSAGHYVNSGDAKIYYEIYGKGKPLVMLHGGIAGSTYEMADLIDQFSKYYQVIAISTRGHGKSGLGSQSHSYQQKAKDVIAVLNAVTKDSVTVFGFSDGGYTGYYLASIFPERVKQMVIIGAAETHPGDYKMNVKVSDMMQLDKVYWEQQLKLMPEPNRLQEMFDKVGDAVGKLDISKDFFSTIKCPVLVMAGNHDQFVSTQRVVNASKMIPNAELAIIPNATHGAFIENFSTVWAASSHFLKIPSK; translated from the coding sequence ATGAAAAAAATACTTGTATTACTACTGTCCTTCTTGATTTTACCTGCTTACAGTCAACAGAAAGAAGTGAAATCTATGAAAGCATTCATGGACACTACTTTGCGGACTGGCGAAATACCTTATGGGAATAATCCGTCAGCAGGACATTATGTCAATTCAGGAGATGCAAAAATTTACTATGAAATTTACGGTAAAGGAAAACCTTTAGTGATGTTGCATGGCGGTATTGCCGGTTCTACCTACGAAATGGCAGATTTGATTGATCAATTTTCGAAATATTACCAGGTTATTGCTATATCAACAAGAGGACATGGCAAATCAGGACTTGGCTCACAATCTCACAGTTATCAGCAAAAAGCCAAAGATGTAATTGCGGTTTTGAATGCCGTAACTAAAGACAGCGTAACCGTATTTGGGTTCAGTGATGGTGGTTATACCGGTTATTATTTGGCTAGCATATTTCCAGAAAGAGTAAAACAGATGGTCATAATAGGCGCCGCAGAAACACATCCGGGTGACTATAAAATGAATGTGAAAGTAAGCGATATGATGCAGTTGGATAAGGTTTATTGGGAACAACAGCTGAAATTAATGCCTGAACCAAATAGACTACAGGAAATGTTTGATAAAGTTGGTGATGCCGTGGGTAAACTGGATATAAGCAAAGACTTTTTTTCAACGATTAAATGTCCGGTTTTGGTTATGGCAGGTAATCATGACCAGTTTGTAAGCACGCAAAGAGTTGTAAATGCTTCTAAAATGATACCAAATGCTGAACTTGCCATAATTCCAAACGCTACGCATGGTGCATTTATTGAAAATTTTTCTACTGTATGGGCTGCAAGCAGTCACTTTCTTAAAATACCTTCAAAATAG
- a CDS encoding DoxX family protein — protein sequence MKKILSTNSNNTLALIARLTLGIVVFPHGAQKLLGWYGGYGFEGTMGFLTGQEGLPYIIALLVILIEFFGALFLITGFASRLAAFGILANFAGVVITTHLHNGFFMNWYALANKGEGLEYFILLFGLALIVLIAGGGKASVDAAIAGNNKVE from the coding sequence ATGAAAAAAATTTTATCAACAAACTCAAACAATACACTAGCACTGATTGCGAGGCTTACCTTAGGGATTGTAGTATTTCCTCATGGAGCTCAAAAATTATTGGGCTGGTATGGTGGTTATGGTTTTGAAGGAACGATGGGCTTTTTGACAGGCCAAGAAGGTTTGCCTTATATCATAGCCTTGTTAGTAATCCTAATCGAATTTTTTGGTGCATTATTCCTAATTACAGGTTTTGCTTCCAGATTGGCCGCTTTCGGAATACTGGCAAATTTTGCAGGAGTTGTTATCACAACCCATTTGCACAATGGTTTCTTTATGAACTGGTATGCATTAGCCAATAAAGGAGAAGGATTGGAGTACTTTATTCTTCTTTTCGGTTTGGCACTAATTGTACTTATTGCCGGTGGTGGCAAAGCAAGTGTTGATGCCGCGATAGCGGGTAACAACAAAGTGGAATAA